Part of the Halobellus ruber genome is shown below.
ATCGTTCAGTTCGGACTGGGGTTCGGTGTAATACTCCCAGTCGGCGTCGGATTTGAAGAGGTGCGGAAACATCGATGGGGTGTAGATCTCCTCCTGGTACTCCTCGTCCGGGGCACCCGCTTCAAGAAGCAAGACCTCGGTTTCCGGGTCCTCCGAGAGCCGGTGCGCGACCGCACATCCTGCCGATCCGGCGCCGACGACGATGTGGTCGAACTCCGTCATATCAGTATGAAATATGATATAGTATACATCATAATAAATCGATTGGACCGAGCAACGAGCTCCGTCCCCGGTCCCGACCGGGTGCGACTCCCGAACGCTCGATTACGTCGGACGGCGTCGCCGGACCGCGGTGCGGGACCATCGGGTTCGTCTATCCAGCCTTTGTGGTCGGTAGTTCCGAAACACACGCGAAAGGCCTCCTGTCCGGTTACTCGCCCGCTTGCTCGCCGCGGATCCGCTCGCCGGCCTCGTACCCGTTCCGGAGCGCCGCCGCCACCCGTCCCTCGCCGGCCACCCAGTCGCCGGCGACGTAGAGCCCGGCGGCCTCGACGGCCCGCAACGGCTCGGTCTCGGCCCCCGACTCCGGCAGCGCGTACCGCCACCCCTGATCGTCGACCCAGTCGGGGTCGCGGTACCGGTCGTCGCCGAGGAGGTCAGCCGCGTGGTCCGCTGCCGCCGCCGCGGCGTCGTCGAGCGGGTCGTCGTAGTGGGCCTCGGACCACGCGGGGCTCATCTGGACGACGAGCAGGCTCTCGCCGTCGGGGACGTGGCCCGACTTGCACTCCTCGCGGGAGAGCCACCCGACCGCGTGGTCCTTGTCGACGTTCACCAGGCCGTACCACGGGTACGACTCCCGGAACGGGTAATGCAGGACGAGAGTCCGGATCGTCCGGTAGGAAACGGCGTCGACGGCGTCGATCAGCGGCTCCAACCGGTCGTCGTCCCAGTCGGTCGCCCCGAGCAGGTCGGCGGTCTGGGGCGCCGGCGGGGTCAGGAGGACAACGTCGAACGGGCCGTAGTCGGCGCCGTCGGTGTCGGTGAGGTGCCACGTCCCGCCCGCCCGGTCGATCGCCTCCACCCGGGTCCGACGGTGGACGGCGGCGTCGGTCCGCGCGAGCAGCCGCTTTGCGAGTTGGGTGATCCCCTCGCTCCAGGTCCACTTCCGTCCGTCGTCGCCGTGGCCCTCGGCGACCTCGCCGTCGGCGTCGAACGTCCACACCGGTTCCTCGATGTCGACCAAGCCCTCGGTCCCCAGTTCGGGGATCAAGGAGGCGGCCAGTTCGTCGTCGTCCTTGACGTAGTTGGCGCCGTGGTCGTAGCGGCAGCCCTCCCGCCGCCGGGTCGCCGCCCGTCCGCAGACGCCGCCGCTCTTCTCTACGATCGTCACCGTCGCGCCGGCGTCGCGAAGCGCGTACGCGGCAGCCGCCCCCGCCGCGCCCGCGCCGACGACGCCGACGCGGATCGGTTCGGTCGACTCCCGGTCTCGGCTCCCTGCGGGACCGTCTCGGTGGCTCATATCCGGACCGGGGGACGCGACGCGCTTTACCCTTCTGGCGGCTCGGCCTCCGACCCCGCAGCCGGCGTTACGCTGCGTGAGAATCGCCCGGAACCGTTATGAGTCGGGATCGTGAGAAGCCGCGTATGCGGATACCGAGTGGGGTCAGCGGCTTCGATCACCTCGTCCAGGGCGGGTTCCTCCCGGAGCGGCTGTACGTCCTCTCGGGACCCCCGGGCAGCGGGAAGACCACGTTCACCGCGCAGTTCGTCGCCGAGGGGCTCAGAAACGGGGAGAACTGCCTGTACGTCACGATGCACGAGTCCCGCGAGGAGCTCGTCGAGGACATGTCCAGCTACGACTTCGGGTTCGAAACGCTCGCGACCTCCGATCAGTTCCGGTTCGTGAACCTCACAAGCAAGCGGGCCGAGCGGCTGCTGAGCCAGTCGTCAGGGGGAAGCGGGCCGTCGAGCGTCCAGGCGCTGTCGGACAAGCTGGTCGCGTTCGTCAACGCCCGGGACATCGAGCGGCTGGTGATCGACTCCACGATGCTTCTGGATATGTTCTTCGCGGAGGGCGACGCCGAGATGACGCGCTTTCTCACCGCGCTGAAATCCTGCGACGCGACGACGCTGCTGATCTCGGAGATGACCGACCCCAGCGCCTACGCCGACGAGCACTTCCTGGCTCACGGCGTCGTCTTCTTCCACAACTATCTGGAGGCGACCGGGATGACCCGCGGGATCCAGGTCGTGAAGATGCGCGGGACCGACATCGACTGCGACATCCGGTCGCTGCGGTTCACCGACGAGGGGCTGGTGATCGACCCGACCAAACGCGTGGATTTCTGAGATGTACGAACGCGCATTCGACACCGACTGGGAGTCGCTCTCGGGCGAGGAGGCCAGCAGACGGATGTACGCCCTCGGAATCGCCGCCGAGCTCGGCTACGAGAACCACCCGGAGCGGGAACGGATCCGGGGGCTCGCATCGAGCGCCTACGAGCGGACCGTCCTCGATCTGGCCTACGAGGAGGGAAAGCGGACGGTACAGGACACCCGGATACACCACGACTCCGAGGAGGACGCCTGGGAGGAACTCGTCGAGAC
Proteins encoded:
- a CDS encoding NAD(P)/FAD-dependent oxidoreductase, with amino-acid sequence MSHRDGPAGSRDRESTEPIRVGVVGAGAAGAAAAYALRDAGATVTIVEKSGGVCGRAATRRREGCRYDHGANYVKDDDELAASLIPELGTEGLVDIEEPVWTFDADGEVAEGHGDDGRKWTWSEGITQLAKRLLARTDAAVHRRTRVEAIDRAGGTWHLTDTDGADYGPFDVVLLTPPAPQTADLLGATDWDDDRLEPLIDAVDAVSYRTIRTLVLHYPFRESYPWYGLVNVDKDHAVGWLSREECKSGHVPDGESLLVVQMSPAWSEAHYDDPLDDAAAAAADHAADLLGDDRYRDPDWVDDQGWRYALPESGAETEPLRAVEAAGLYVAGDWVAGEGRVAAALRNGYEAGERIRGEQAGE
- a CDS encoding RAD55 family ATPase, with product MRIPSGVSGFDHLVQGGFLPERLYVLSGPPGSGKTTFTAQFVAEGLRNGENCLYVTMHESREELVEDMSSYDFGFETLATSDQFRFVNLTSKRAERLLSQSSGGSGPSSVQALSDKLVAFVNARDIERLVIDSTMLLDMFFAEGDAEMTRFLTALKSCDATTLLISEMTDPSAYADEHFLAHGVVFFHNYLEATGMTRGIQVVKMRGTDIDCDIRSLRFTDEGLVIDPTKRVDF